A window of the Gossypium hirsutum isolate 1008001.06 chromosome A05, Gossypium_hirsutum_v2.1, whole genome shotgun sequence genome harbors these coding sequences:
- the LOC107904346 gene encoding RNA polymerase II subunit A C-terminal domain phosphatase SSU72 has product MKFRYAMVCSSNQNRSMEAHSLLKKQGFDVSSYGTGAHVKLPGPSLREPNVYEFGTPYKHMFDDLRRKDPELYKRNGILPMLKRNLSVKLAPQRWQDNAADGCFDIVFTFEEKVFDMVLEDLHNRDQVLLKSVLVINLEVKDNHEEAAIGARIALDLCEQIEAVESWEDSIDDIMVSFENKHRRKLLYSISFY; this is encoded by the exons ATGAAATTCCGATACGCCATGGTTTGTTCATCCAACCAGAACCGTAGCATGGAGGCCCACTCCCTCCTCAAGAAGCAGGGTTTCGATGTTTCCTCCTACGGAACCGGGGCTCACGTCAAACTCCCTGGTCCTTCTCTCAGGGAACCAAACGTTTACGAGTTTGGGACCCCTTACAAGCACATGTTCGACGACCTCCGCCGCAAAGACCCAGAGCT gtATAAGCGGAATGGGATATTGCCAATGCTTAAAAGAAACTTGAGTGTGAAATTGGCGCCCCAGCGTTGGCAAGACAATGCTGCTGATGGTTGTTTTGACATTGTTTTCACTTTTGAAGAGAAGGTTTTTGATATGGTTCTTGAAG ATCTGCACAACCGGGATCAAGTTCTCCTGAAAAGTGTGCTGGTGATCAACTTAGAGGTTAAAGATAATCATGAGGAAGCAGCCATAGGAGCTCGTATTGCTTTAGATCTATGTGAACAG ATCGAAGCTGTTGAGTCATGGGAGGATTCGATTGATGATATTATGGTTTCTTTCGAGAATAAACACCGTAGGAAGCTGTTGTATAGTATCTCTTTCTACTAA